tgctgtcagtaattgccagcagttgcgcccggtgcgcccccctccccttaatttccaaagcgaaaaaaatatagccaaaaacggcagttttgggactataaaatgtcaatattttcaagctcgctcgcttcgctcgctcgcatttaatcgttatgcaattctcctgatgttgctgtcagtaattgccagcagttgcgcccggtgcgccccctctccttaatttccaaagcgaaaaaatatagctacaaacggcagttttgggactgtaaaatgtcaaaattttcaagctcgctcgcttcgctcgctcgcatttaatcgctatgcaattctcctgatgttgctgtcagtaattgccagcagttgcgcccgatgcgccccctccccttaatttccaaagcgaaaaaatatacctaaaaacggcagtgtTGGGAAcataagatgtcaaaattttcaagctcgctcgcttcgctcgctcgcatttaaccgttatatgccattttcctgatattactgccagtaattgccagcagttgcacccggtgcgcccccccccctgaatttccaaagcgaaaaaatatagctacaaacggcagtttggggactgtaaaatgttaaaattttcaagctcgctcgctttgctcgctcgcatttaatcgttatgccattctcgtgatgttactgtcagcaactgccagcagttgcctCCGGTGCaatccccttaatttccaaagcaaatatatatatatatatatatatatatatatatatatatacatacatacatacatatattattatatatagctacaaacggcagtttggggactgtaaaatgtcaaaattttcaagctcgctcgctccgctcgctcgcatttaattgtacgTTATGCAGTcagatgttgctgccatgaggtgcccccccaatgtcttgatccacggtacgccactgggcatggatatgcttatcaagctatgatagcatttccaaatgagtagcttagtcataataaatgaatttttaaccaatttggtctcgttgttatatccctatacttctgaatcgaaactaaccattatacaaagaagagcactgtcttctgtatgttccatagagctgtaaaatgcagctctgtggtatgttcacaggtgttctgtagtaaacgcggtgcgcttagtctttattcaaggcagcgaagggaatatccaaaggttatgatgtccacagcgcttagtctttattctagacggcgaagggaatatccaaagcatatgatacagtgtatatccttttatctaaaaacaacaacaataacaaaagcaattcctcgtgaattttaccgtatttttcaattatttatcattttccggcgaaaacgctacggtgaaaacgctaataccacgccaatgtcgctttatttccatccaacaatataagataatgcaaaaacaatgtaccggtacagtacgatacattataataaataatattgtaaatgaacagagtgatttttgtttaaaactgatgtatttgttgatagggtagtataaaaatagtatagataatcccttttatgaggaactttagatatgataacggtacattggtctaaaaaaaagactaagcgcaccgcgtgacagatGTGGACATCATagccctttggatattcccttcgctgccttgaacaaagactaagcgcaccgcgtttacaacagaactcCTGTGGACATacggaagacagtgctcttctttgtatagcggttagtttcgattcagaagtaaagggatataaaaacgagaccaaattggttaaaaaatcatttattatgactaagctactcatttggaaatgctatcatagcttgataagcatatctatgcccgacaaacaaactgacaccaaaaaggttgtgccacctcaggtggtaccaacaacccatttttcgggtcttggcccatggactaatacCACAGTGCTGCCAATTTGTGTTTCCTaggaccccatttacagtgcgaggctcggccgcagctcggccgcggccgagcccaccttcatttcagtgtaaacgcgcaaaaggccaaatggtCTCTGCcatggccgagccgcggccgagcccggccttttctcagtgtaaacgcaaactgggccaaatgcgcggctaattttagtctggcttccaaaccaaccctctgcctgtatatttctctattcaggatattaaccccctcaacgtcgaaagctagtatagtttaaggtggttttgtcctgcaacggatttttccttcggcaaacgCCTTtgccgaacggcgacttcgtcgccacggaatccagttggcaaagggtctgaaaaccagactataccaaattgcgtttgtttacaagcagagcgccactacgacaaaatattgaaaggtttgaattaaaagcgcggccgagcccggcagtgtaaacggacaatattgcggggctcggccccgcaattgaggctgggctcggccgcggctcggcccagccccgcactgtaaacggggtctaagtctATAGCCCTACTATTAACAGTAACGATGTGATGTAAAATGATTTGGTTTCATTTGACTTTTGTACATTTCTCAATAATGAAGGTTTGCATCTATCAAGAAAGAGTTGGAGGAATCAACCAGTAAATATGTTTTCGTTAAGGATGGAAGCTATGCCATGTCAACTGATCAGAGACGACAATTCCTCCCAAAAGGATACCAACACGTCTTCATCATCCGACATCCTCTGCTAGTGTACAAATCAATTAGAAAGGCGTTCTTCGCACAGTTCCTGGAAGCTGGCATTCTGAAGTTCAACGAAACTGATGAAAGTTCCTTCGACTACCGCCTCTACGCCAATGAGTATAGCTCTGATGCCCTCTTCCAACAGCATCATGAGCTCTGGACCTACATACGAGATCATGTCAACCCGTCACCGTTAGTCATCGATTCGTCTGCTCTTCTCACCAACCCCGCACCAGTACTCCGAGAATTCTGTGAAACCGTGGGTTTCCCCTACTCCAACTCGCTCCTACAATGGTCCGCTTCCCCTGAGGTAGCCAAGTCATGGAAATGGCCAGCTGATAACATGTACAAGAATGAAGCCTTCTTGGGCGTGTCCATGTACAGCACCCATTTCACTCCATCAGCAGCGGTCCCGTCCTGGGAGGAGGTAACAGACGATGTGCGGGAGCTCGCTGAGAAAGCGATGCCGTACTACGAAGACATGATTCAACATCGGCTTATTGAGTAGTCAGTAAAAATGTGTTTGCCATTCTTCATTATTAAAGCAAACATGTTactaaaaaatgtaaaatttgtaaTGACGCAATACATACGATTAGTACATAATTTGAGAAAGTATGAGCACTTCTATATTAACATTGTCAAATGTAGGCAAGAATTTCATATGCAACATAAATCTGCCACGAAAGATACTATCAGATTACATTTACAAATCAGTCAAGAACCTTATGAGGTGTGACTACGAGTGCAGGTTTGATATTGTATACCAGCtgcttcatttatttttttttaacaagtcATGTgatttttggttttctttaGTATTGAGATGAAtcatcaagattcaagattcaagattcaaatttattttcacttccatcaaataaacaaagaaattatatacattgcatatgtacaggatatttgtaatacttgcagaatgtgatttgacaaagtacatatgaaaatgagaagtagatgaaaaaaaatgcaattatgtcTTTGTTAATAgtacaagtcaactaaggatgaggatgaaagtggagggtcccactaagaagcagagcttgtacgacatgggaccctcagaaaatataCAAGACAGCAATATAGAACAGAATaaaacgaaccgatgtcaactgacatcaagatgattgggaagggaaaaagaaataaaaggggaaaaaacagggaaaaaatgaaaaaggggaaaaaaactacagcacgtgccatcgtggacgcaagcaatctggattccataatgtaaaataagtcATGAAGTACAACCTGAAttgaatataatgcaaaaaaaaaaaatatatacataattatgttggtaagaatTCATCAATGTTAATACACTAGATTGCTGATTTCTGTGCAGGTGccatgttatttcattttattgtaatTCAACTATTTTAGTTCAATGGCACATTTTGGCAGTTCGCGGGCCTCTTGACTCACCCAGTGAAGTGATAAAACATGTCCCCCTTTACCTTAGAAAATCACCTGatatacaataataattatgtatccTTGTATTCTGCCAGTTTTCCCTCCTATTGCCTATATGGAATGAGGAATGATGTGTCACAATGCATACGCATCATAGACATGCTATAGTAACACAATTGACATTATAGTACAGGAATGACGACAGTCACATGGAGATTATGTTTCTTGTTTGTGAACAGATTCAGGACTACGTGTGGAGTCTATGGAGTGCAGTGCCTTCAAAAAGAGATTGTTTACATACACTGCTTGTAACCCCCTCTTGCTGTGTCAATACAATTTATTTCATCAGGTTGATCTACAAACATGACAGGACACGAAATAAATGTACTGCTATACATGCAATGGTCTCCAAAAACCTTCTTCCTGCTATGTGCAATGATCAAAATTAATGATTGATATACTTTCGAGTGTATTTACGTCGAGGGCAGTTCGTCATAATCTTAAGACAGTGTACCCTCATGCTAACCAAACCGTTTGATATCAAATTATACATGTTACTACTTTAATATTTTGGAGAAATCGGTATAGCTTTAATGATGTCatttatggtttttttttttaacaattgtaGTGGCAACGCGTTCagaaatgtacagtatatatttcACACGTCCTTTATGTAGCTTGTGTTTTAATTGACATAACTTTACGttttgttattgtcattttaCTGCCTTTAAATCCTTTGTACATGAAATGTTTCCCTGACATAGATAAATAgaatgaataaaagggaaaagaatTACATTTAGGGCGGTGaattggctcagtcggtagcgcgtctgcctcacgatcctaaggacccgggttcgaacccgagtctggactgagcaatgttgtgtgtaatcatactgtcccctctagcaagaggcaaaacactctgtccctcggataggacataaaatggggGTCTCGTGTATGaaagagtcacagctcatgcacgtaaaagatcccgcctcattcattcatcgcaaagagcagggtgtttcacccggtgaagtggtcccacctcacattaACTGGACCCCATGTATATAGTAgtagaattgtgcaaaatttgacttaagcatgaaactttcaccagtgttagtacaaaccacaagattcattttaagatcgggaggtaagtctgatttgacctctgatgacctccagaggtcaatgaactttaaatatcagaatattgatgtttggaggcatttgtgaatgataggccTAGATCCTGGTTACGCTGCaataaatatgcatttgtactacAAAATCTTCCGATTCCAcagggcattgacaggtttctacctttgaactctgatgacctttggaggtcaatgacctcaaaatacacGTGtaccataatattgatctgtgatgttattagttaattataaacatggttaagatgtacaaaacaagcatatctgttttacaatgaaattgtcttcacaTTCCAAAGAGCAAAGATAGATTACTACCTCTGACCTCTGGTGACCTTAAGAGGttaatgacctcaaaatatcataatattgatctgtggtgtcattagttaatgataaacatggttaagatgtacaaaacaagcatatctgttttacaatgaaattgtcttcatattccaaagagcacagacagggctctacctttgacctctggtgaTCTTcagaggatgtacaaaacaaacatatctgttttacaattGTAGCCAAGATGGCTACTAGCACATAAAACAAAGAATGGTATAGAAtataatagaatagaataggatAGAGAGTACAAGAAAACAGAACACTGCATTCGTTTTCCTAGTCACCCTGTGGCGTCAACATGCTCAGTATTTTCCCCTTCTTGGAGTTTATGAAACCGTTTATCTTCCTTTCAGCtatttccttttttgtgtgtgtgtgtgtcaaaaccCCCTCTCCCAAGAAAAGTCTATGCATGGTCATAGGAATTTATGAGTTTGACAATAGGCTACTTTCCCCGCTAGTGGTCAGTTCCAATGGCTCTCCATCCCCAAAGTCCCGCACCAAATTACGGGGAATGACATGATGGCGTGTTTTTACCCTCTGATCCCCAAACATAAATGATCTTTCGAGCTGGCAGGTCGCCCTCCTGCCAGAATTTATCCCTCTAAAgagctttttacacttgcaaatttttgcttggtCCTGTACCGACGgtggggctggggggggggggggggtcttagcCCCACCAATAAGGAATTAATTTCTAGTGAGCACCACACCCCAATATAAGATTGAGCCAATGAAAAGCTTTAgggaaaggaagtttgttaggaaattagttataaaaaaaaaaaaacatgtttgagCCGAGAAATCAGAGTGGCAAGCACAATGAGAGCGGCTTCACACTATGTAGTGAAGCAAAGGCTGCAGAGTCAGAGTAttttggaagtttgaggaaCTTTGAGAATAGTTGGAGACCACAGAGATAAAGTCAGGAGCTCCCCTTCCTTGGTACATCATGCCCCCCTCCAAATCAATCAACTAATCTTTATCGACGCTGATTACACCATCGACCTACGCTGTAAATGTGATGACCAATCCAATATCTATCCGCCTCTGTACAATAAAATGGTTGCCGGCTTGGAGAAAGTCGTAAGGAGCTTTTGGGAACTTACACAATAATGACGTTGTCTTCATatattccaaagagcacagACAGGTTTCTTCCTTTGGCCTCTGATTACCTTGACAgttcaatgacctcaaagtatcagaatattgatgtttggcatcattgattaatgataaacatgatgatgttctatAGAGAGCATGGTTGGCCCTATTTATTAATCTGGTCTGGTGCATACTGAAAACGGAAaaagcataaataaaaaaaaaaaatcgaccaCTGACTCTTGCCACTGCCTCGGAGCCCCTATACCCCATGcttagaaaacacacacacacacacacacattccgcCGCCCCTGTTTAGGTGTACTCTTTAGGAAAATTGAACATGGAATTGTGAAGTGCATGTCACCATGTCCCCAGGGAAGAAATTACACTGTATACTGCACTTGCAGATCTGTCAAACCTGTACCGCCCCACCCTGGAAAAAAGACAGCAAATGACAAATGCGATATATttcttataaatgaaaaaaaaaatattgcgcTGGTGATTCCAATGACATATCTCATTAGGATTGATTTCTacgccatattttttttttccaggaaaacATCAATAAATCGGAGTTGAGTAATTtgtcgacccccccccccccgctaatGTAGGACAGTaggtgtttatatatatatatatatatatatatatatatatataagagaaaTCGTTTAAGAGGAATGACTAATTtacgtttgaagacatttcaagatATGTAGTCTGATTTGTTAAGGGGCAAATCATTCtactgtttgcagtcttgtaaacatacttgtatctttagcgaaaactgttcgagtacATGGACGGTGACAAGTAGGCCCCtttaatcaaattatgtatgaaccaaatggtttcttttgaacatgtattgtgttgaaaagttcttggcAAAATTCAAgggaaaatgtgtacatgaaaattctgatgttaaaagcatgtgatgggaaatgtaaGCAGTATGTGCGAATGCTTCTATGTTTCCTTATTaattgttagtggggaaaagaaaagaaaagagaagtctcgctctACAATGTCTatacaccacaacgcctacggatatcTAAGCTGGAGGTGGGTTGAAATATCTTGTTTAGAGCACCAACCTAAGTAcagattaattggcacgctatcttttgaagagaaacaatactttgtttcacattgttagtgggaaaaaaaaaagaaaagaaaagaaaagaaaagaaaagaaaatgaaagaaaacagaagtctcgcttcatgagagatgGTTAGATCCCGctctacaccacaacgcctacgaGTGTATAGActggaggtgggttggaatgtctCATATAGAGCACCAACAGTAAGTGCAGATTAATTGCaacgctatcttttgaagagaaacaatactttgtttcacacacGATGATACAATGATAGCAGAAAGAC
The nucleotide sequence above comes from Diadema setosum chromosome 5, eeDiaSeto1, whole genome shotgun sequence. Encoded proteins:
- the LOC140228340 gene encoding uncharacterized protein, with product MSHVPNDNPRGKNGGRAILWIIPRSISTAFAKCMSGIPGCEVWYEPFGFSHMGMMKVLEKHGIADCPMSYDGHEKEFKMTAQELEKLAPGSTFFPDRLPFASIKKELEESTSKYVFVKDGSYAMSTDQRRQFLPKGYQHVFIIRHPLLVYKSIRKAFFAQFLEAGILKFNETDESSFDYRLYANEYSSDALFQQHHELWTYIRDHVNPSPLVIDSSALLTNPAPVLREFCETVGFPYSNSLLQWSASPEVAKSWKWPADNMYKNEAFLGVSMYSTHFTPSAAVPSWEEVTDDVRELAEKAMPYYEDMIQHRLIE